In Aegilops tauschii subsp. strangulata cultivar AL8/78 chromosome 3, Aet v6.0, whole genome shotgun sequence, one genomic interval encodes:
- the LOC109787103 gene encoding uncharacterized protein, whose product MAPNGDAAVAAAAEAVPMGRPRQQPKPRRISMEGLQRAMSDLALEFTKKAAVLDAAARLPAVSEQVDDARCECCGMTEECSAEYVRRVRERYCGQWVCGLCAAAVTDEADRSRSTTEEALAAHIAVCGRFNRLGRANPVLMQTEAMREIFRKRGKSNSPRDSARAGGLSRSSSCMSAITKDLNCAMKK is encoded by the coding sequence ATGGCGCCTAATGGTgacgcggcggtggcggcggcggcggaggcggtgcCGATGGGGCGGCCGAGGCAGCAGCCGAAGCCGCGGAGGATCTCGATGGAGGGGCTCCAGCGCGCCATGTCCGACCTGGCCCTGGAGTTCACCAAGAAGGCGGCCGTGTTGGACGCGGCGGCCAGGCTGCCggcggtgtcggagcaggtggaCGACGCGCGCTGCGAGTGCTGCGGCATGACGGAGGAGTGCTCGGCCGAGTACGTGCGGCGCGTGCGGGAGCGGTACTGCGGGCAGTGGGTGTGCGGGCTGTGCGCGGCGGCGGTGACCGACGAGGCGGACAGGAGCCGGAGCACGACGGAGGAGGCGCTGGCCGCGCACATCGCCGTGTGCGGGCGGTTCAACCGCCTGGGGCGCGCCAACCCGGTGCTCATGCAGACGGAGGCCATGAGGGAGATCTTCAGAAAGAGGGGCAAGTCCAACAGCCCCAGGGACAGCGCGCGTGCCGGTGGCCTCTCCAGGAGTTCCAGCTGCATGTCTGCCATCACCAAGGACCTCAACTGTGCCATGAAAAAATAG